The proteins below come from a single Holdemania massiliensis genomic window:
- the gap gene encoding type I glyceraldehyde-3-phosphate dehydrogenase, protein MTVKVAINGFGRIGRLAFRQMFVAEGYEVVAINDLTSPRMLAHLLKYDSAQGPFTGHTVEAKESSIVVDGHEIEIYAKADAKELPWGELGVDVVLECTGFYTSKAKASAHIEAGAKKVVISAPAGNDLPTVVFGVNEGVLTKEDTVISAASCTTNCLAPMANTLNKYAPIVSGIMTTVHAYTGDQMTLDGPQRKGDLRRARAAAINIVPNSTGAAKAIGLVIPELNGKLIGSAQRVPVPTGSTTLLVAVVKGKDVTKEGINAAMKAAANASFGYTEEELVSSDIIGITYGSLFDATQTMVTKIDDETYQVQVVSWYDNENSYTSQMVRTIKYFAEL, encoded by the coding sequence ATGACAGTAAAAGTTGCGATTAATGGTTTTGGACGCATCGGACGTCTTGCTTTCCGCCAGATGTTTGTTGCCGAAGGTTATGAAGTTGTAGCCATCAACGATCTGACAAGCCCTAGAATGTTAGCTCATCTGTTGAAATATGATTCAGCTCAGGGCCCTTTCACAGGCCATACCGTTGAAGCGAAGGAATCTTCAATCGTCGTTGACGGACATGAAATCGAAATCTATGCTAAGGCTGATGCGAAAGAACTGCCTTGGGGTGAACTGGGTGTCGATGTTGTTCTGGAATGCACAGGCTTCTATACATCGAAAGCGAAGGCTTCCGCTCATATCGAAGCTGGCGCAAAGAAAGTCGTTATTTCCGCTCCTGCTGGAAACGATCTGCCGACCGTTGTCTTCGGCGTTAACGAAGGCGTTCTGACAAAGGAAGACACAGTTATTTCCGCTGCTTCCTGCACGACAAACTGCTTAGCTCCAATGGCGAACACATTGAACAAATATGCTCCAATCGTCAGCGGTATCATGACCACAGTTCATGCTTACACAGGCGATCAGATGACTCTGGACGGCCCTCAGCGCAAAGGGGATCTGCGTCGTGCCCGCGCTGCTGCCATCAACATCGTTCCAAACAGCACAGGTGCTGCGAAGGCGATCGGTCTGGTTATCCCAGAACTGAACGGCAAGCTGATCGGCTCTGCTCAGCGTGTACCGGTTCCGACAGGTTCAACAACTCTGCTGGTTGCGGTTGTTAAGGGCAAAGACGTCACAAAAGAAGGCATCAATGCTGCCATGAAGGCTGCGGCTAACGCTTCCTTCGGTTATACTGAAGAAGAACTGGTTTCCAGCGATATCATCGGTATCACTTATGGTTCTCTGTTTGATGCAACACAGACCATGGTTACAAAGATTGATGACGAAACCTATCAGGTTCAGGTTGTTTCTTGGTACGATAACGAAAACAGCTACACAAGCCAGATGGTTCGTACAATCAAATATTTCGCTGAACTGTAA
- a CDS encoding carbohydrate ABC transporter permease translates to MTKRKWHLVLLEVFAICVFLLYISPIVLVVINSAKHSGDIVLNPLGLPSDWGVLFENIKAVVTDRTVHYSSAFISSTIITVGSLITIVLFATMAAWVLVRHKSKFSTLVYFMFVAAMVIPFQVVMYPLVSWFKELGTFLNIPLLRSYPGAIFAYTGFGMSMSVFMFCGFIKGIPYEIEEAATIDGCSKWQVFAYIILPMLKPIIVTVIILNGIWIWNDFLLPLMVLGKGNAIQTLPLAVSNFVGAYTKRWDMILTSTFLAILPMLILFLFAQKHIIKGMTEGAIKS, encoded by the coding sequence ATGACAAAAAGAAAATGGCACCTGGTGCTGCTGGAGGTTTTTGCGATCTGCGTGTTCCTTCTCTATATTTCACCGATTGTCTTAGTGGTCATCAACTCAGCTAAGCACAGCGGCGATATCGTATTGAATCCGTTGGGCCTGCCGAGCGATTGGGGCGTGCTGTTTGAGAACATCAAAGCAGTTGTCACCGATCGGACGGTTCACTATTCCTCAGCGTTTATTTCCAGTACGATCATTACTGTCGGCTCTTTGATCACGATTGTACTGTTTGCGACGATGGCCGCCTGGGTCTTAGTCCGGCATAAAAGTAAATTTTCCACACTGGTTTATTTCATGTTTGTCGCGGCGATGGTCATTCCGTTTCAGGTTGTCATGTATCCGCTGGTATCCTGGTTTAAGGAATTGGGGACGTTCCTCAACATTCCGCTGTTAAGAAGCTATCCAGGCGCAATCTTTGCGTACACTGGTTTCGGCATGTCGATGTCGGTTTTCATGTTCTGCGGATTTATCAAGGGAATCCCGTATGAGATTGAAGAAGCGGCGACGATTGACGGATGCAGCAAGTGGCAGGTCTTTGCTTATATCATTCTGCCGATGCTCAAGCCGATCATTGTGACTGTCATCATCCTCAACGGAATCTGGATCTGGAACGACTTCCTGCTGCCATTGATGGTGTTGGGCAAGGGCAACGCGATTCAGACGCTGCCGCTGGCGGTATCCAACTTCGTCGGCGCCTATACCAAGCGATGGGATATGATCCTGACGTCCACTTTCCTGGCGATCCTGCCGATGCTGATCCTGTTTTTGTTCGCGCAGAAGCATATTATCAAAGGCATGACCGAAGGAGCAATCAAATCCTAA
- a CDS encoding carbohydrate ABC transporter permease, whose product MAAKKKTLTSRKRADRLTYMLFLAPAMLSFLLVIAVPFFMGIYFSLTNWTGITQSGFDFVGLQNYINSIKDIRFQYSSMITIVFALINFISVNVVAFSLALLVSSKIKGRNIYRTGFFLPNLIGGIVLGYIWQFIFNNVLISIGENYGISLLANTFFLTDPKLAVLALVIAGTWQYAGYIMMIYYTALQNVPKELLESADLDGANAWQRLRHITIPMIMPAFTVALFLTLSSSFKSYDVVMSLTNGGPSMLWQGQAIKATELISVNIYNTASVNNLMAEGQARAVMLFVVLVVVSVIQTSITKRKEIES is encoded by the coding sequence ATGGCTGCAAAAAAGAAAACGCTGACTTCCCGAAAGAGGGCGGATCGGCTGACGTACATGTTGTTTCTGGCGCCGGCGATGCTGTCCTTTCTGCTGGTCATTGCCGTTCCGTTCTTTATGGGAATTTACTTTTCTCTGACCAACTGGACGGGCATTACACAGAGCGGATTTGATTTCGTGGGTCTGCAGAATTATATCAACAGTATTAAGGATATTCGTTTCCAATATTCATCCATGATTACGATTGTCTTTGCGCTGATCAACTTCATCTCGGTCAACGTTGTGGCCTTCTCACTGGCCTTGTTGGTTTCTTCCAAGATCAAGGGAAGAAATATTTATCGAACCGGCTTCTTCCTGCCGAACTTGATCGGCGGCATTGTTCTGGGCTACATCTGGCAGTTCATCTTCAACAATGTCCTGATCAGCATTGGTGAGAACTATGGTATTTCGCTCTTGGCGAACACCTTCTTTCTGACCGATCCGAAGCTGGCGGTGCTGGCTTTGGTCATCGCGGGAACCTGGCAGTACGCCGGCTATATCATGATGATCTATTACACGGCTTTGCAGAATGTGCCGAAGGAGTTGCTGGAGTCCGCTGATCTCGATGGCGCGAACGCCTGGCAGCGGCTGCGCCACATCACGATTCCGATGATCATGCCGGCCTTTACCGTCGCGCTGTTCTTGACGCTCAGCAGCAGCTTTAAATCCTATGATGTCGTCATGTCGCTGACCAACGGCGGCCCGTCGATGCTCTGGCAGGGACAGGCGATTAAGGCTACGGAACTGATTTCCGTCAACATCTACAATACCGCATCCGTCAACAACCTGATGGCGGAAGGCCAGGCCCGAGCGGTTATGCTGTTTGTGGTGCTGGTTGTGGTTTCTGTAATTCAGACGTCGATTACCAAACGAAAGGAGATTGAATCCTGA
- a CDS encoding ATP-dependent Clp protease proteolytic subunit — MTLIPTIIEQSARSERAYDLISCLLKERIILLTAPIDDTVSGNLCAQLLYLASRSGQDIQLYINSPGGSVSAGLAIYDTMRLIRCDVSTICMGMAASMAAVLLAGGTRGKRFALPNSEIMIHQPLGGVQGQAADVKIAAEHILQIRQRLNTLLAADTGRSLREISEDSDRDRYFSAEEAKNYGLIDDLVHKQK; from the coding sequence ATGACCTTAATTCCTACGATTATTGAACAGTCCGCCCGCAGCGAGCGGGCTTACGATCTGATCTCCTGCCTGCTGAAAGAGCGGATCATCCTGCTGACCGCACCGATCGACGATACGGTATCCGGCAACCTGTGCGCCCAGCTTTTATATCTGGCCTCCCGCTCAGGTCAGGATATTCAGCTGTATATCAATTCCCCCGGCGGCAGCGTCAGCGCCGGTTTGGCGATTTATGATACGATGCGCTTAATTCGCTGCGATGTCTCCACCATCTGCATGGGCATGGCCGCCAGCATGGCTGCCGTTTTGTTAGCCGGAGGCACCCGTGGCAAGCGCTTCGCCCTGCCCAACAGTGAAATCATGATCCATCAACCCTTAGGCGGTGTTCAGGGACAGGCCGCTGATGTGAAGATCGCCGCTGAGCATATTCTCCAGATTCGCCAGCGGCTCAACACCCTGCTGGCAGCGGATACTGGCCGCAGCCTGAGGGAAATTTCCGAGGACAGTGACCGCGACCGGTATTTCAGCGCTGAGGAAGCGAAGAATTACGGCCTGATCGACGATCTGGTACACAAGCAGAAGTAA
- a CDS encoding ABC transporter substrate-binding protein yields the protein MKKLVALAAMLAMALTVSACGSNGGGSGNDGGNSGTDAAKTLIVYQNKAEVTTPMQDYAEKWGADNGVKVVVKTCTGSCDYGAAMKADINAGETPDIFVIEGITGYNLYKDIMEPMDGEAWVDQTQYEFVQDGKVYGYPVAVEGYGLAYNAEILEKAGVDPKTLTNLPAYEEAFAKIDSMKDELGLTAVVSLVSAEGSTWVLGNHNFAGYLSSGLAYDDTSVTDMALKGEVDAARLSTYADWVELLFNYTDKKMLTVNSNDEQMAEFGAGKYAFLHQGTWADQPVLEAGGTFKMGFAPHAPLGAEETNGLFAGAPSWYCLNKDSANLDLAKKFLNDLCFSEEGQKMMTEEVGLVSAFENNTHRPTGPLSSALADWIEQGGTAYSFTNQYSLPDGFNMNTLGPIYGQFALGNIDKATFIQMFADAIATLGK from the coding sequence ATGAAGAAATTAGTAGCGTTAGCCGCGATGCTGGCCATGGCTTTAACTGTGTCAGCCTGCGGCAGCAATGGCGGAGGAAGCGGAAATGACGGAGGAAATTCCGGCACAGACGCAGCCAAAACGTTAATCGTTTATCAGAACAAAGCGGAAGTTACCACGCCGATGCAGGATTATGCAGAAAAGTGGGGCGCCGACAACGGCGTGAAGGTTGTCGTAAAAACCTGCACAGGCAGCTGTGATTACGGCGCAGCGATGAAAGCGGATATCAATGCGGGGGAAACGCCGGATATCTTCGTCATCGAAGGCATCACAGGCTATAATCTGTATAAGGACATCATGGAACCAATGGATGGCGAAGCTTGGGTCGATCAGACACAGTATGAATTTGTCCAGGACGGCAAAGTTTACGGCTATCCGGTTGCGGTTGAAGGCTATGGCTTAGCTTACAACGCAGAAATTCTGGAAAAAGCAGGCGTGGATCCGAAGACATTGACGAATTTGCCGGCTTATGAAGAAGCGTTTGCTAAAATTGACAGTATGAAGGATGAACTGGGTCTGACTGCAGTTGTTTCCTTAGTCAGTGCTGAAGGTTCAACTTGGGTTTTAGGCAATCATAACTTTGCGGGTTACCTGTCATCCGGTTTGGCTTATGACGATACATCCGTTACCGATATGGCGTTAAAGGGTGAAGTTGACGCAGCGCGTTTGTCCACCTATGCTGATTGGGTTGAATTGCTGTTTAACTACACAGATAAGAAGATGCTGACCGTCAATTCCAATGATGAACAGATGGCGGAATTCGGTGCTGGCAAATATGCCTTCCTGCATCAGGGAACTTGGGCTGATCAGCCGGTTCTTGAAGCCGGCGGAACGTTCAAAATGGGCTTTGCGCCGCATGCACCTTTAGGCGCTGAAGAGACAAACGGACTGTTTGCGGGCGCGCCTTCCTGGTACTGCCTGAATAAAGATTCCGCGAATCTGGATCTGGCTAAGAAATTCCTGAATGATCTGTGCTTCAGTGAAGAAGGCCAGAAGATGATGACGGAAGAAGTCGGTCTGGTTTCTGCATTTGAAAACAATACGCATCGTCCAACGGGCCCGCTGTCCTCAGCGCTGGCGGATTGGATTGAACAGGGCGGTACGGCTTACAGCTTCACTAACCAGTATTCCCTGCCGGATGGATTCAATATGAATACATTAGGTCCGATTTACGGTCAGTTTGCATTAGGCAATATTGACAAAGCGACATTCATCCAGATGTTTGCGGATGCCATCGCAACATTGGGAAAATAA
- a CDS encoding EAL domain-containing protein: MENPTFRISEFFKKTAEAVLLQRDLKSFKTVLSETLLCRGMDGESPLGREDLLLWLNRYYRQTPQPLQLHWIHIEVLRKQPHLCALFAAFQLDYPDRPSIRIQLRLEAETPQFSILLLDLDLPSALKLPNVGGRAPQPSFTMLEAAIYPEMIGVYWEENLPLFYISSSLLKALNFTYDEFYLQCQGQLDLLLYPDDVGPAKAQARQALQQANQFELTLRLTCRDRSVLWRQCRGFRFLTDQGRIAVLLFFSDIQTAMLRQSELQSELNTLQQRNAEMAMLTDHLPGGICLVQVDDALTLLYANLRFYGILQRSADQIRSTFHNELSRLIPKEDHKRVLRQIKEAFAAGKPGLKFQLRLNGGSGVQYLLIYAAFAQTGSLQTINCVVVDITTDKQQALQSQANDQRFQALLDQTGCLVFDYNIQKNEITGSPQACERYDFPSQPANPEFFIEQGYIQPQFSEAFLMVFSQLRQGENHAGSLIKSRGHDGIYHWTQLTLTVLHNEYGPQEQAVGILEDVTLQKDAELAYAKEQQYRQAIAAGACLMIEINLCDNLVEKISGEWSFLISEAVQTPYDQFQKNVARQQIHPDERKAFLKTFSREAIKSAYGQDQREITLQYRRLSEKRQMVWVETTAHIIQDPATAHLKVLFFIRNIDKEKRHELILQYQSQRDSLTGLLNKGSTEAQIQSVLESHPQALHALLILDIDEFKHVNDTFGHLYGDQVLARIARQIREVFRADDVLGRIGGDEFAIFMKNCRSEQIVKEKAEQLSQAVAALFSGSISCSVGVSFYSKDGTYFYKLYQNADIALYQSKRQGKNQVQFYLPSMKQESWKVNNTKIDDQPDTAPDVSIIPELEEHLTSQLLEELNDVIYVSDPNTYELLFINRTIKEDLNIIDDYIGKKCYAVLQGRDSPCPFCTNGKLKFNEYYVWEHTNELMNRDFIVKDKLIQWQGRTARMEFAMDIAEHNHLSKELSQQLERGNALLSSVRRIVVAQSVTEAMELCLADVGHYYKAERTLLSFTDESHSLHEWPAPSLPGLAETWLTLTTALFGPDYAYFRTHSDFVLLDMDLMKSQNAELARSFMRLGLHSLLAVPLLSQDQILGCCAIINPTAQGQDLSFAQSLATFLVSELMKYQAVEKLRFMSYRDPLTGLYNRNQYVQLLENWQQNPPAQAGVAVFDVNGLKELNELYGHHYGDQVLVEVARILKLQACTDQLFRLGGDEFIAIYEKSTHAEFQQSLARLKKAFTLILNGVSLGGSWSEDEVDINSLLSHANQLMIIAKQNYYKTTETVTKHYHPQSLQRLKEALQENRFLVYIQPKADLKSGRILGGEALIRYLHPQLGIVPPSRFVPGLEKEHLIRLIDFFVLNEVCRIQQRRQHESKDAVVISLNFSRITLLEDNMALEVEKILSQYDFDPALIEIEITETVGELEKETLRSIIQSLKRLRLRISLDDFGTKYTNLSLLTVADFDVLKLDRSLIQGLADSAQNQIIVASIIRMCHQLGVSVIAEGVETEAQRAMLLNLQCRLGQGYLFGKPMPVGDFRTLYNQNKPE; this comes from the coding sequence ATGGAAAATCCCACTTTTAGAATCAGTGAGTTCTTTAAAAAAACGGCCGAGGCGGTATTGCTTCAGCGGGATCTCAAGTCGTTTAAAACAGTCTTAAGCGAAACACTGCTGTGCCGCGGCATGGATGGGGAATCGCCGCTGGGCCGCGAAGATCTTTTGCTCTGGCTGAACCGCTATTACCGTCAAACTCCGCAGCCCCTTCAGCTGCATTGGATTCATATTGAAGTTCTGCGGAAACAGCCGCACCTGTGTGCCTTGTTCGCAGCTTTTCAGCTCGACTATCCCGACCGTCCTTCAATCCGGATTCAGCTGCGTCTGGAAGCGGAAACACCGCAGTTTTCAATCCTGCTATTGGATCTGGATCTGCCCTCAGCCTTAAAGCTGCCGAATGTGGGCGGCAGGGCTCCGCAGCCTTCATTTACAATGCTGGAAGCGGCGATTTATCCGGAAATGATCGGAGTTTATTGGGAAGAAAACCTGCCGTTATTCTATATCAGCTCATCTTTATTAAAAGCCTTGAACTTCACCTATGATGAATTTTATCTGCAATGTCAGGGACAGCTGGATCTGCTTCTTTATCCCGACGATGTCGGTCCGGCTAAAGCTCAGGCCCGCCAAGCGCTTCAGCAAGCCAACCAGTTTGAACTTACGCTGCGTTTAACCTGCCGGGACCGTTCCGTTTTATGGCGGCAGTGCCGGGGTTTCCGCTTTTTGACCGATCAGGGCCGAATTGCGGTGCTGCTTTTTTTCTCCGACATTCAGACAGCGATGCTTCGCCAGAGCGAACTGCAGTCAGAGCTGAATACTCTGCAGCAGCGAAACGCGGAAATGGCAATGCTGACCGATCATCTGCCTGGCGGCATTTGTCTGGTCCAGGTGGACGACGCGCTGACGCTGCTGTATGCGAATCTGCGGTTCTATGGGATTCTTCAGCGAAGTGCCGATCAGATCCGCAGCACCTTTCATAATGAACTAAGCCGGCTGATTCCAAAGGAAGATCACAAGCGTGTCCTGCGTCAGATCAAGGAAGCCTTTGCCGCTGGAAAACCGGGTTTGAAATTTCAGCTGCGGCTGAACGGAGGATCTGGTGTTCAGTATCTATTGATCTATGCCGCGTTTGCCCAAACCGGCAGCCTTCAGACAATCAACTGCGTAGTCGTGGACATCACCACCGATAAGCAGCAGGCACTCCAAAGCCAAGCCAACGATCAACGGTTCCAGGCCCTTCTGGATCAAACCGGCTGTCTTGTATTCGATTACAATATCCAGAAAAATGAAATTACCGGAAGTCCGCAGGCTTGCGAACGCTATGATTTTCCATCTCAGCCGGCTAATCCTGAATTTTTTATTGAACAGGGCTACATTCAGCCGCAGTTCAGCGAAGCTTTTCTTATGGTCTTCAGTCAGCTGCGGCAGGGCGAGAATCATGCCGGCAGTCTGATCAAAAGCCGAGGTCATGATGGAATCTATCATTGGACCCAGCTGACATTGACTGTGCTGCACAATGAATATGGGCCCCAGGAACAAGCGGTCGGCATTCTGGAAGATGTCACGCTGCAGAAAGATGCCGAACTGGCTTATGCCAAGGAACAGCAGTACCGCCAGGCGATCGCCGCCGGGGCCTGCTTAATGATCGAGATCAATCTCTGCGACAACCTTGTCGAAAAAATCAGCGGTGAGTGGAGCTTTTTGATCAGCGAGGCCGTCCAGACCCCTTACGATCAATTTCAAAAGAACGTCGCCCGCCAACAGATTCATCCGGATGAGCGGAAAGCTTTCCTTAAGACCTTCAGCCGGGAAGCGATCAAATCCGCCTACGGTCAGGATCAACGTGAGATCACGCTGCAGTACCGCCGGCTTTCGGAAAAACGCCAGATGGTCTGGGTGGAAACGACCGCGCATATTATTCAGGATCCGGCTACCGCGCATTTGAAAGTGCTGTTTTTTATCCGCAACATCGACAAGGAAAAGCGCCATGAACTGATTCTGCAGTATCAGTCCCAGCGGGATTCCCTGACCGGTCTGCTTAACAAAGGCTCCACTGAGGCGCAGATTCAGTCTGTCCTGGAGAGTCATCCGCAGGCGCTGCATGCGCTGCTGATTCTGGACATTGATGAGTTCAAACATGTCAACGATACCTTTGGTCACCTCTATGGGGATCAGGTCCTGGCCCGTATTGCCCGGCAGATCCGTGAGGTTTTCCGGGCGGACGACGTATTGGGGCGGATCGGCGGCGATGAATTTGCGATTTTTATGAAAAACTGCCGCAGTGAACAGATCGTTAAAGAGAAAGCGGAACAATTGAGTCAGGCTGTCGCTGCCTTATTTTCCGGCAGCATCTCCTGCAGCGTTGGTGTTTCCTTTTATTCCAAAGACGGCACTTATTTTTACAAGCTTTATCAAAATGCCGATATCGCCCTGTATCAATCCAAACGCCAAGGGAAAAATCAGGTGCAGTTCTATCTGCCTTCGATGAAGCAGGAGAGCTGGAAGGTCAACAATACCAAGATTGACGATCAGCCGGATACCGCGCCGGATGTTTCGATCATTCCGGAGCTGGAGGAGCACTTGACCTCGCAGCTGCTGGAAGAGCTGAACGACGTGATCTATGTCAGCGACCCCAACACCTATGAGCTGTTGTTTATCAACCGCACGATTAAAGAGGATCTCAACATCATTGATGATTATATCGGCAAAAAGTGCTATGCGGTGCTGCAGGGACGGGATTCCCCCTGTCCGTTCTGCACCAACGGCAAACTGAAATTCAATGAATATTATGTTTGGGAGCATACCAATGAATTGATGAACCGGGACTTCATCGTCAAGGATAAGCTGATTCAGTGGCAGGGCCGGACCGCGCGCATGGAATTTGCGATGGACATTGCCGAACACAATCATTTAAGCAAGGAGCTGTCACAGCAGCTGGAACGCGGCAACGCTTTGTTAAGCAGTGTGCGCCGCATCGTTGTGGCTCAGTCTGTGACCGAGGCCATGGAGCTTTGTCTGGCTGATGTCGGTCATTATTATAAAGCCGAACGAACGCTGCTCAGCTTTACCGACGAGTCGCATTCCCTGCATGAATGGCCAGCCCCATCACTGCCGGGACTGGCTGAAACTTGGCTGACATTGACAACGGCATTGTTTGGTCCAGATTACGCCTATTTCCGAACCCATTCTGATTTTGTGCTGCTGGATATGGATCTGATGAAAAGTCAGAACGCGGAACTGGCGCGCAGCTTCATGCGCCTGGGACTGCATTCTCTGCTGGCGGTACCGCTGCTTTCCCAAGATCAGATTCTCGGCTGTTGCGCCATCATCAACCCGACCGCCCAAGGTCAGGACTTGAGCTTCGCCCAATCCCTGGCTACCTTCCTAGTCAGTGAACTGATGAAATATCAGGCGGTGGAAAAGCTACGGTTCATGAGTTATCGCGATCCGCTGACCGGCCTGTATAACCGCAATCAGTATGTTCAGCTGTTGGAAAACTGGCAGCAGAATCCGCCGGCCCAGGCGGGCGTTGCCGTCTTCGACGTCAATGGCTTAAAAGAACTGAACGAATTGTATGGCCATCATTATGGGGATCAGGTGCTGGTTGAAGTGGCCCGCATTCTGAAGCTGCAGGCCTGCACCGATCAGCTGTTTCGTCTGGGCGGCGATGAGTTTATCGCGATTTATGAAAAAAGCACGCATGCCGAATTCCAGCAAAGTCTTGCCCGGCTGAAAAAAGCGTTCACGTTAATTCTCAACGGCGTTTCCCTAGGCGGCAGCTGGAGTGAGGATGAAGTGGACATCAACAGCCTGCTGAGCCATGCCAATCAGCTCATGATCATCGCCAAGCAAAATTATTATAAAACGACGGAAACCGTGACCAAGCACTATCATCCTCAATCCTTGCAGCGGTTAAAAGAGGCGCTCCAGGAAAATCGGTTCCTCGTCTATATCCAGCCGAAGGCGGATCTTAAAAGCGGACGGATTCTGGGCGGTGAAGCTTTGATCCGTTATCTGCATCCGCAGCTGGGGATCGTGCCGCCCTCACGGTTTGTGCCGGGACTGGAAAAAGAACATCTGATCCGCTTGATTGACTTCTTTGTGCTGAATGAGGTCTGCCGCATCCAGCAGCGCCGTCAGCACGAAAGCAAGGACGCCGTCGTGATCTCGCTCAATTTCTCACGGATTACGTTGTTGGAAGACAACATGGCGCTGGAAGTGGAAAAGATTCTTTCTCAGTATGATTTTGATCCGGCCTTGATTGAAATTGAAATCACGGAAACCGTCGGTGAGCTGGAAAAAGAAACGCTGCGTTCGATCATTCAGTCGCTGAAACGGCTGCGGTTAAGGATTTCACTGGATGACTTCGGAACCAAATATACCAATCTGAGCCTGCTGACTGTCGCCGACTTCGATGTTTTGAAGCTGGACCGCAGTCTGATCCAGGGACTGGCGGATTCAGCCCAAAATCAGATTATTGTTGCCAGCATCATCCGGATGTGCCACCAATTAGGCGTCAGCGTCATTGCCGAAGGCGTGGAAACCGAAGCTCAGCGGGCGATGCTGCTGAACCTGCAATGCCGGTTAGGCCAGGGTTATCTGTTCGGCAAACCGATGCCGGTGGGGGATTTCCGCACGCTTTACAATCAGAACAAACCGGAATGA
- a CDS encoding nucleoside hydrolase codes for MEKIIFDTDIGSDIDDAFALGYLLNHPECELLGITTVSGEAEKRAALCQLFVDRSGKTVPVHSGISKPIAYEELQPSCPQARVLERFSPTGAVSEKSAVDFIRQTVLKYPHEVTLISVAPFTNLGVLFTLDPDIARLLKRVIIMGCKVDNHPDFVGRLDWNVLCDPIAAKIVLDADIPELIIYPCDVTYKLHHSPDYLKTHVQGKYRELIEAMSEVWFERFDGYSYHDPMAAAYAFRPELVQVQRGQMRVDLMKSGTLSYTAWQPQSKGHHAIAYELDEEGFLEELYTHLNREEEQ; via the coding sequence ATGGAAAAAATCATTTTTGATACGGATATCGGCAGTGATATCGACGACGCGTTTGCGCTGGGCTACCTGCTGAATCATCCGGAATGTGAGTTGTTAGGCATTACAACGGTGAGCGGGGAAGCGGAAAAACGCGCGGCCCTATGCCAGCTGTTTGTTGATCGCAGCGGGAAAACCGTACCGGTGCACAGCGGCATCAGCAAGCCGATTGCCTATGAAGAATTACAGCCAAGCTGTCCGCAGGCACGGGTGCTTGAGCGGTTTAGTCCCACAGGGGCGGTGTCGGAGAAATCCGCAGTGGACTTCATCCGTCAGACCGTGCTCAAATATCCGCATGAGGTGACGTTGATCAGCGTTGCGCCGTTTACCAATCTCGGTGTGCTGTTCACACTGGATCCTGACATTGCCCGCCTGTTAAAACGGGTGATCATCATGGGCTGCAAAGTGGACAATCATCCCGATTTTGTCGGCCGGCTGGACTGGAATGTGCTGTGCGATCCGATTGCCGCGAAGATTGTGCTGGATGCAGACATTCCGGAACTCATAATTTATCCCTGCGATGTGACGTATAAACTGCACCATTCGCCGGACTATCTGAAAACCCATGTCCAGGGGAAGTATCGTGAACTGATCGAAGCGATGTCCGAGGTCTGGTTTGAGCGGTTTGACGGATACAGCTATCATGATCCGATGGCTGCGGCCTATGCTTTCCGTCCAGAGCTGGTCCAGGTACAGCGGGGACAGATGCGCGTCGATTTGATGAAAAGCGGAACACTTAGTTATACCGCATGGCAGCCGCAGTCAAAGGGGCATCATGCGATTGCCTATGAATTGGATGAAGAAGGATTTCTGGAAGAACTCTACACCCATCTCAATCGTGAGGAAGAACAATGA